In Deinococcus humi, the genomic window TCGCTCCGCACTGCTTGTTCTTCCCTCGCAAGAGGCTTTTCATCATCTGCCCTAGCGCCCCCAACTTTTGTTGGGGGCGCTTCTTTGGGTTGTTGGACGTCCGATACCGACGAGCGGGTAAACTCTGGACATGACCTCTGATCCTCAGACTGTTTTCGCCCAGGCGCAGCAGGACGTGCAAGCCCTTCCCAGGAAGCCTGGGAACGACGTGATGCTCAAGCTTTACGCGCTTTACAAACAGGGCAGCGCGGGTGATGCTGGATCCAATCGCCCGGGTGGCTTCGATTTCGTAGGCGCGGCCAAGTATGACGCGTGGAATGCCCTGCGTGGCAAGTCGCCAGAAGAGGCTCAGCGTGAGTACGTGGAACTGGTCAAGTCTCTTCAGGCCGGGAGCTGAAGTAAGCTGGGCGCGTGACGGATACTCCCGTTTCCGAACTCAGTCCCAGCGGGGCCGGCCCTCTCCCTGTGCTGACTCCTGCCAAAGCGCGGATGCGGCAACTGGCCGCCGATTACGCTCGCGGGTTGCCGGGACTGGACACCCACAGTCTGATGGCCGGACTGGACGGCGTGACCCTGACGTTCATGGCGATGGGGGACCGTGACGGCGCGTTCGATCCCGAACACCGGGTCATTTTGATTAACAGTCGGGTGCGTCCTGAGCGGCAGCGCTTCACGCTGGCCCATGAGATCGGTCATGCACTGCTGCTGGGTGATGATGATCTGCTAAGTGATCTGCACGATAACTTCGAGGGTGACCGGCTGGAAGAGGTGATTGAGACGTTGTGCAACGTCGCGGCGGCGGCCATCCTGATGCCCGAGGAGTTGACAGCTGAGCTGCTGGCCCGCTTCGGCCCCAGCGGACGCGCCCTGGCCGAGTTGAGCCGCCGCGCGGATGTGAGTGCCACCAGCGCCCTGTACACCCTGGCCGAGCGCACGGAGGCCCCAGTGATCTACGCCGTGTGTGCCGTGGCCCGCGTCGACCCCGAGGCCGGGGACCGTGACGATGAACACCCCACCGGCAAGGCCCTGACCGTCCGTGCCAGCAGCGGTGCGCCGGGAGTCAAATACAGCCTGCGTCCCGGCACACCCATTCCGGATGATCATCCGGTGGCGGTGGCGCTGGACACTCGTATTCCTATTGGCCAGGACAGCTACATTCCCTTCCGGTCCGGGCGCAAGATGCCCGCCTATGTGGACGTCTTTCCGGAACGAAACCGCGCGATGGTCAGTTTCGCCCTGGCCGTCAAGTCCGCGAAGGAAGATGTCTGAACTCTGCACATGGTTTGACCTTCGGTTTCCAGGTGCCGAGTGCTGAGCGCTACGGGGACGGCTGGCGGGTGTCCTGGACCGGAACGGCAGTGATGGGCATCCTGAACGTCACGCCGGATAGTTTCAGCGATGGAGGGCAGCATCTCGGCGTGCAGGCCGCCCTGGCCTCGGCCCGTGCAATGCGGGACGCTGGCGTGCTGATGGTAGATATTGGCGGCGAGAGCACCCGTCCCGGCGCGGACCCTGTGCCTGCCGATGTCGAGCTGGACCGGGTCCTCCCCGTCATCCGGGGGCTGGCGGGTGAGAATGTGTTGCTGAGCGTGGATACGCTCAAGCCCGAGGTGGCGCAGGCGGCGCTGCGGGCGGGGGCGCACGTGGTCAATGACGTGGGAGGTCTGCGCGATCCAGAGATGCAGCAGGTCTGCGCTGAGGCGGGAGCGCCTGCCTGCCTGATGCACATGCAGGGCGAGCCGCGGACCATGCAGGCCAACCCCCAGTACGACGACGTGGTGGCCGAGGTCTTCACCTTCCTGCGCGAACAGGCGGCGGTGGCGCGGTCAGCGGGCGTACCGGACGTGTTGCTCGATCCTGGGATCGGCTTCGGTAAGGCGCGGGCGCACAATCTGGCTTTGCTGCGGGCGCTCTCCCAGCTGACGGCTGGGCCGGACGGGGTGCTGGTGGGGGTCAGTCGCAAACGCCTGATCGACTATCTGGCGGATGTGCCGCGGGCGGCAGACCGCGATCCCGGCACGTTGGCGCTGCACTTACACGCGGCCCGCTGCGGCGCGGCGCTGGTGCGGGCGCACGCGGCGGCGGCGCATGTACAGGCGCTGCGGGTCCAGACGGCGCTAGACTCGCCCGAATGAGGCTGGCAGCGTTGAAGGAAAGTGGAGCATGAGCCGGGTGGTGCTTGAAGGGCTGGAATTTCATGCCCGGCACGGCGTTTACGATACCGAAGGCGTCTTGGGTGCGCGTTTCGTGGTGGACGCCGAGTTGCACTATGACTTTGCGGGTCTGCCCGACGAGTTGAGCGCCGCCGTCAATTACGCCGCCGTCTATAGCGCCATTCAGGAGGAGGTCACGGGCCAGCGCCACCAGCTGATTGAGGTGCTAACAGACCGTATTGCCCGCCGCATCCTGCAAGATCACCCCCGCCTGCTGCGCGTCACGGTGCGCGTCCACAAACCTTTTGCTCCGTTGCCCGGCGTCTTCCGCGACGTGTATGCCGAGCTGACGCTGGAGCAGCCTGCGCCTTGAGCGCTTTGCACGGTGCGGAGGACGCCTACATCGCCCTGGGCGCAAACCTGGGCCAGCCCCTGGAAACCCTGCGTTGGGCGGCGAGCCAGGTTGCGCGCTTGGGTGAATTACATGGTGTGTCGCAGCTTTACCGCACCACTCCTGTCGGTGGCCCCCCCAGACAGCCGGACTATCTGAACGCAGCGCTGTGGTTGCGAACGGACCTCCCACCGCTGGAGCTGCTGAGCGCCCTGCACGACATCGAGGCCCGCGCAGGCCGGGAGCGCCGGGAGCGCTGGGAGGCGCGGGTGCTGGACCTCGATCTGATCGTGTACGGCAACCGGGTGGAGGTTGGACCGTCACTCACACTGCCGCATCCGCGAGCCTGGGAGCGGGCCTTCGTTCTCGCGCCGCTGGCGGACCTGCAGTCGGTGATGGCCCACCCCCTAACGGGTGAAACGGTAGGGGAGGCGCTGGCGCGCGCAGACCAGTCGGGCTTGTGGGCCGAGCGTGCGGACTGGCTGCCAAGTTCATGAATCCTACTGTCTCGAATCTGGCCGACGCCCACCGTCTGCTGCTCCTACGGGCGCTATGCTACGGAGCGATATGAGCGAACTGACCTCCAACAAACGCCATGGCGGCGCAGGCCGCGCGCTGCTGTGGGTGGCCATCGTGCTGACCGTGGCCCTGCTGGGTTTCGTGACCGCCGTGGCCGTGCGCAGCAACCCGATCTACAGTGACCGTGACGCCAACGGCGTGAGCAAGTACCGGTTCATCGAGCAGTGCCGCGAACTGCTGGAAGACAGCGACAAGCTGACCGTGGGCGCACAGGGCCAGTCCATTCCGCTGAAAACGCTGGTGGAACAGAGCGCTCCCCTGGGCAAGGACGACGAGCTGCGCGCTGAGCTGGAAGCCGAGCCCGCCCAGATCATCCGGGCCACCGAGAACCTCGAGGGGGGCGGCTGGAGTCTGACCGCGCCCGCCACCATCGCCATCCACAACGGCAGCAGGACCCGCGCTCTGGGACAGCTGCCCATGCAGTGCACGCACGCCAAGGGCCAGCAAACGCAGGCACAGTTGCAACTGCCGGGGCAGTAAAACCCAGGATCTCAGCCCCTCTCCCCGCCGGAGAGGGCTTTTTTTATGTCCGACGTCCTCGAGACCGGAAGAGCCGATGCCCTGAGGCCATGCCGCTCACATCACCACGTCCAAACCGCTCAGGCATTCT contains:
- the folB gene encoding dihydroneopterin aldolase, whose amino-acid sequence is MSRVVLEGLEFHARHGVYDTEGVLGARFVVDAELHYDFAGLPDELSAAVNYAAVYSAIQEEVTGQRHQLIEVLTDRIARRILQDHPRLLRVTVRVHKPFAPLPGVFRDVYAELTLEQPAP
- the folP gene encoding dihydropteroate synthase — protein: MTFGFQVPSAERYGDGWRVSWTGTAVMGILNVTPDSFSDGGQHLGVQAALASARAMRDAGVLMVDIGGESTRPGADPVPADVELDRVLPVIRGLAGENVLLSVDTLKPEVAQAALRAGAHVVNDVGGLRDPEMQQVCAEAGAPACLMHMQGEPRTMQANPQYDDVVAEVFTFLREQAAVARSAGVPDVLLDPGIGFGKARAHNLALLRALSQLTAGPDGVLVGVSRKRLIDYLADVPRAADRDPGTLALHLHAARCGAALVRAHAAAAHVQALRVQTALDSPE
- the folK gene encoding 2-amino-4-hydroxy-6-hydroxymethyldihydropteridine diphosphokinase; translated protein: MHGAEDAYIALGANLGQPLETLRWAASQVARLGELHGVSQLYRTTPVGGPPRQPDYLNAALWLRTDLPPLELLSALHDIEARAGRERRERWEARVLDLDLIVYGNRVEVGPSLTLPHPRAWERAFVLAPLADLQSVMAHPLTGETVGEALARADQSGLWAERADWLPSS
- a CDS encoding acyl-CoA-binding protein; the encoded protein is MTSDPQTVFAQAQQDVQALPRKPGNDVMLKLYALYKQGSAGDAGSNRPGGFDFVGAAKYDAWNALRGKSPEEAQREYVELVKSLQAGS
- a CDS encoding ImmA/IrrE family metallo-endopeptidase; this encodes MRQLAADYARGLPGLDTHSLMAGLDGVTLTFMAMGDRDGAFDPEHRVILINSRVRPERQRFTLAHEIGHALLLGDDDLLSDLHDNFEGDRLEEVIETLCNVAAAAILMPEELTAELLARFGPSGRALAELSRRADVSATSALYTLAERTEAPVIYAVCAVARVDPEAGDRDDEHPTGKALTVRASSGAPGVKYSLRPGTPIPDDHPVAVALDTRIPIGQDSYIPFRSGRKMPAYVDVFPERNRAMVSFALAVKSAKEDV